One segment of Pseudomonas sp. FP2196 DNA contains the following:
- a CDS encoding DUF3304 domain-containing protein gives MTSENYMDRPIFSFWVNDFWGGNLYAMSGGGIMCCTRFGGETAKVIWILDMTRQQQLQGAVEERHEIELPLPKRQSGDQYLHVRFDPGNNVRLGWSPDLFSPFETRPSKKNAGSIGAQ, from the coding sequence ATGACCTCGGAAAACTATATGGATCGCCCGATATTTAGCTTCTGGGTCAACGATTTTTGGGGTGGGAATTTATACGCCATGAGTGGCGGAGGAATCATGTGCTGCACTCGCTTCGGAGGTGAGACTGCCAAAGTCATCTGGATCTTGGACATGACTCGGCAACAGCAATTACAAGGTGCAGTAGAAGAGCGTCATGAGATTGAGCTTCCGTTACCAAAGCGTCAATCAGGAGACCAGTATCTGCACGTTCGGTTCGATCCCGGCAATAACGTACGTCTGGGCTGGAGTCCGGATCTTTTTAGCCCTTTTGAAACGCGACCCTCCAAGAAAAATGCTGGAAGCATAGGGGCGCAATGA
- a CDS encoding DUF2790 domain-containing protein: protein MNIRPFLLTTALACTAFVGLAQANDTSATSKAVPYEYGMPLHVAKVVSLTEPPTLDCKVITADMKYIDNNGKPEEISYRKLSDACSYQN, encoded by the coding sequence ATGAACATTCGTCCGTTTCTGCTGACCACCGCCCTCGCCTGCACCGCGTTCGTCGGTTTGGCCCAAGCCAACGACACCAGCGCCACATCCAAAGCCGTGCCTTATGAGTACGGCATGCCATTGCATGTGGCGAAGGTCGTTTCGTTGACTGAGCCGCCAACCCTGGATTGCAAGGTGATCACTGCCGACATGAAGTACATCGATAACAACGGCAAGCCTGAGGAAATCAGTTATCGGAAGCTGTCTGACGCGTGCAGTTATCAAAACTGA
- a CDS encoding DUF2834 domain-containing protein, with protein MMSIALPLTALLAFAGYTVSVMLQAEQSLIDFGISLMSRPDTAQVVIDLYLLATLAGVWMVKDAKARGQTVLSVVPYLLLTAVFVSVGPLLYLVVRGVRERKNVVDVPQLS; from the coding sequence ATGATGTCTATCGCCCTGCCCCTCACGGCTTTGCTCGCTTTTGCTGGTTATACCGTTTCGGTGATGCTTCAGGCCGAGCAGTCGCTGATCGACTTCGGCATCAGTCTGATGTCGCGCCCGGATACTGCGCAGGTGGTGATTGACCTTTACTTGCTGGCGACACTGGCCGGCGTATGGATGGTCAAGGATGCCAAGGCGCGCGGGCAGACTGTGTTGTCGGTGGTGCCTTATTTGTTGCTGACGGCGGTTTTTGTGTCGGTTGGGCCGTTGTTGTATCTGGTGGTTCGTGGGGTTCGGGAGCGCAAGAACGTTGTCGATGTGCCTCAACTGAGCTGA
- a CDS encoding ATP-binding protein, which yields MFRILFRLYLVTIVSYSAAIYLVPDLVVMAFRERFVTYNLDYSRGLQSLITKQFHAVPQDQWPAVAASMDKDFQPLHIVLARIDDAEFTAIERERLLRGENVVRIGDWGWRTLAVAPLDDNMAVQMVVPPDPMDVDLLYWSINVLIGATLLACLLMWLRPHWRDLERLKGTAERFGKGHLSERTNIASSSNIGSLANVFDTMAGDIENLLNQQRDLLNAVSHELRTPLTRLDFGLALALSDDLPAASRERLQGLVAHIRELDELVLELLSYSRLQNPAQCPEQVEVSLDEFIDSILGSVDEELESPDIVIDVLLHGQLERFSLDPRLTARAIQNLVRNAMRYCEKRIQIGVQVCAKGCEIWVDDDGIGIPDDERERIFEPFYRLDRSRDRATGGFGLGLAISRRALEAQGGTLTVESSPLGGARFRLWLPTNA from the coding sequence ATGTTTCGCATCCTGTTTCGTCTGTATCTGGTGACGATTGTCTCGTACAGCGCGGCCATCTATCTGGTGCCGGATCTGGTGGTCATGGCGTTCCGGGAGCGCTTTGTCACCTACAACCTCGACTACTCTCGTGGCCTGCAATCGCTGATCACCAAACAGTTTCACGCCGTGCCGCAGGACCAATGGCCCGCCGTGGCAGCGTCGATGGACAAGGACTTCCAGCCGCTGCACATCGTGCTGGCGCGCATCGACGATGCCGAATTCACCGCCATCGAGCGTGAGCGACTGCTGCGTGGCGAGAACGTGGTGCGTATCGGCGATTGGGGCTGGCGCACACTTGCAGTCGCACCGCTGGACGACAACATGGCGGTGCAAATGGTGGTACCGCCAGACCCGATGGACGTCGATCTGTTGTACTGGAGCATCAACGTATTGATCGGCGCAACGCTACTCGCCTGTCTATTGATGTGGCTGCGTCCACACTGGCGCGATCTGGAGCGCCTCAAGGGCACTGCCGAGCGTTTTGGTAAAGGTCATCTGAGCGAACGCACGAACATCGCCTCGAGTTCGAACATCGGCAGCCTGGCCAATGTGTTCGACACCATGGCCGGCGACATCGAGAACCTGCTCAACCAACAGCGCGACCTGCTCAATGCGGTCTCCCACGAATTGCGCACGCCGTTGACGCGCCTGGATTTCGGTCTGGCGCTGGCTCTGTCCGACGACTTGCCGGCTGCGAGCCGCGAGCGCTTGCAGGGCTTGGTCGCGCATATCCGTGAGCTGGATGAATTGGTGCTGGAGTTGCTGTCGTATAGCCGCTTGCAGAACCCTGCGCAGTGTCCGGAACAGGTCGAAGTGTCGCTGGACGAATTCATCGACAGCATTCTGGGGAGTGTCGACGAAGAACTGGAGTCGCCTGATATCGTCATTGATGTGCTGTTGCACGGACAACTCGAGCGCTTCTCGCTTGATCCGCGACTGACTGCCCGGGCGATCCAGAATCTGGTGCGCAATGCCATGCGTTACTGCGAAAAGCGCATTCAAATTGGCGTACAGGTTTGTGCAAAAGGTTGCGAGATCTGGGTCGATGACGACGGCATTGGCATTCCCGACGATGAGCGCGAGCGAATTTTCGAACCGTTCTATCGACTTGATCGCAGCCGTGACCGGGCCACCGGTGGTTTTGGCCTGGGGCTGGCGATCAGCCGCCGCGCACTGGAAGCGCAGGGCGGAACGCTGACGGTCGAATCCTCGCCATTGGGCGGAGCGCGATTCCGGCTTTGGTTGCCCACGAACGCCTGA
- a CDS encoding response regulator transcription factor: MPNILLVEDDTALAELISSYLERNGYSVSVIGRGDHVRERARVNPPDLVILDLMLPGLDGLQVCRLLRADSATLPILMLTARDDSHDQVLGLEMGADDYVTKPCEPRVLLARVRTLLRRSSLGEPLTVNDRIVMGNLCIDLSERTVSWRDQPVELSSGEYNLLVVLARHAGEVLSRDQILQRLRGIEFNGTDRSVDVAISKLRRKFDDHAGEARKIKTVWGKGYLFSRSEWEC; encoded by the coding sequence ATGCCCAACATCCTCCTGGTCGAAGACGACACCGCCCTCGCCGAACTGATTTCCAGCTACCTGGAGCGCAACGGTTATTCCGTCAGCGTGATTGGCCGTGGCGACCATGTGCGTGAGCGGGCGCGGGTCAATCCACCGGATCTGGTGATCCTCGATCTGATGCTGCCGGGGCTCGACGGCCTGCAAGTCTGCCGTTTGCTGCGCGCCGACTCGGCGACGCTGCCGATCCTGATGCTCACCGCCCGCGATGACAGCCACGATCAGGTGCTGGGCCTGGAAATGGGCGCTGACGATTACGTCACCAAACCCTGCGAACCGCGCGTGTTGCTTGCACGGGTGCGTACTTTGCTGCGCCGCAGTAGCCTGGGCGAACCGTTGACGGTCAACGACCGCATCGTCATGGGCAACCTTTGCATCGATTTGTCCGAACGCACCGTGAGCTGGCGCGATCAGCCGGTCGAGTTGTCCAGCGGCGAGTACAACTTGCTGGTGGTTTTGGCGCGACACGCCGGCGAAGTGCTCAGCCGCGACCAGATTCTGCAACGTTTGCGCGGTATCGAATTCAACGGCACTGATCGTTCGGTGGACGTGGCGATTTCCAAGCTGCGGCGCAAGTTCGATGACCATGCCGGCGAGGCGCGCAAGATCAAGACGGTGTGGGGCAAGGGTTATCTGTTCAGCCGTTCCGAATGGGAATGCTGA
- a CDS encoding DUF1652 domain-containing protein, with the protein MFLSALELRNIIESSFLPKRCQCTLSPDMSMTVKVFGDHQTDQVDLLVSGIDASHLNGCREINELIAGLRSDLERQATPHHYSPRSRAI; encoded by the coding sequence ATGTTTCTGTCTGCCTTGGAACTACGCAATATCATTGAAAGCAGCTTTCTGCCTAAACGCTGCCAATGCACGCTCTCGCCGGACATGTCGATGACTGTCAAGGTTTTCGGTGATCACCAGACCGACCAGGTCGATTTGTTGGTTAGCGGCATTGATGCCAGTCATTTGAACGGCTGTCGCGAGATCAACGAACTGATCGCCGGGCTACGCTCGGATCTGGAGCGACAGGCGACGCCACATCACTACAGTCCACGATCCAGAGCCATCTAA
- a CDS encoding anti-sigma factor: MNTPSDEQLVAYLDDELEPDYRRQLDNAIADDPLLSLRVQWLSRSSLPFKNAYDELAQQAPLDRLQARLDAIPAPEEPGLSRRWFIGAAAAALVAGGVLADRLFLGWQAQQPHNWRGLVGDYMALYVPQTLDHLPTDEATQRAQLRTLDARLGLNLSPAGLKLPGAEFKRAQMLEYDGVPIAQIVYLDARHGPLALCVTRSNSGRQPLAHERRHQMNVVYWTEREHAWMLIGHDTATGLSEKADLLRSRLAV; this comes from the coding sequence ATGAATACACCTTCGGACGAGCAACTGGTGGCCTATCTGGACGATGAGCTCGAGCCGGATTATCGCCGCCAGCTCGATAACGCCATCGCCGACGATCCGCTGCTCAGCCTGCGCGTGCAGTGGCTGAGCCGCAGCAGCCTGCCGTTCAAGAACGCCTACGATGAACTGGCGCAACAAGCGCCGCTGGATCGTCTGCAAGCGCGCCTGGATGCCATTCCTGCGCCGGAAGAGCCGGGGCTGAGTCGACGCTGGTTTATCGGTGCCGCCGCCGCTGCATTAGTGGCGGGCGGCGTGCTGGCCGACCGCTTGTTTCTCGGTTGGCAGGCACAGCAACCGCATAACTGGCGCGGTTTGGTCGGCGACTATATGGCGCTGTACGTGCCGCAGACTCTCGACCATCTGCCCACGGATGAGGCAACACAGCGTGCGCAGTTGCGTACTCTGGATGCTCGCCTTGGCCTGAATCTTTCACCCGCCGGATTGAAACTGCCAGGCGCCGAATTCAAACGTGCGCAGATGCTCGAATACGACGGTGTACCGATTGCGCAGATCGTGTATCTGGACGCCCGGCATGGGCCATTGGCGTTATGCGTGACGCGCTCGAACAGCGGCAGGCAGCCCTTGGCGCACGAGCGTCGGCACCAGATGAACGTGGTGTATTGGACCGAGCGTGAACATGCCTGGATGCTCATCGGTCATGACACCGCCACAGGGTTGTCGGAGAAAGCGGATTTATTGAGAAGCCGTTTGGCTGTATGA
- a CDS encoding sigma-70 family RNA polymerase sigma factor: MARLWRYGLLLSRNRHVAEDLVQATCVRALERSAQYAAGTRMDRWLLSILHSIWLNEVRARRVRHGAGQVDADGQLAFDGEHAAQTHVMAAQVIRRVDALPETQRETVYLAYVEGLSYREVAEILQVPIGTVMSRLATARLKLAEYPPLQSVPKPTEGDRS, from the coding sequence CTGGCGCGGCTGTGGCGCTACGGTTTGCTGCTGTCGCGCAATCGGCACGTGGCCGAGGATCTCGTGCAGGCCACTTGCGTGCGCGCGCTGGAGCGTTCTGCGCAGTACGCGGCCGGCACGCGCATGGATCGTTGGCTGCTGAGCATTCTGCATTCGATCTGGCTCAATGAAGTGCGTGCCCGCCGCGTGCGCCACGGTGCCGGCCAGGTCGATGCCGATGGGCAACTGGCGTTCGACGGTGAGCACGCAGCGCAGACGCACGTCATGGCCGCACAAGTGATTCGTCGCGTTGATGCATTGCCTGAAACTCAACGTGAAACCGTGTACCTGGCCTATGTCGAGGGGTTGTCCTATCGCGAAGTCGCCGAGATTCTGCAGGTGCCGATCGGCACCGTGATGAGTCGTCTGGCCACTGCCCGCCTCAAACTCGCCGAATACCCGCCGCTGCAATCCGTGCCGAAACCCACCGAAGGAGACCGCTCATGA
- a CDS encoding DUF3304 domain-containing protein: MLLAAFSIPFIHDQVRTPGAALTSHNYTDRTIGSYWVNDHWGGNGGVTCCWSISGESAKVVWILSMSQAQENQGMKIERHETQVALPERSPGDDTLHVYFFPNKRIELVWAATTLDTLPRPTEVLMR, translated from the coding sequence ATGCTGCTGGCGGCCTTTTCGATCCCTTTTATTCATGATCAAGTCCGTACGCCAGGTGCAGCACTCACCTCTCACAACTACACGGACCGAACTATCGGGAGTTATTGGGTTAACGACCATTGGGGTGGTAACGGAGGTGTAACTTGCTGTTGGAGCATAAGCGGTGAATCTGCAAAAGTTGTCTGGATTCTGAGCATGTCTCAAGCTCAAGAAAATCAGGGAATGAAAATTGAAAGGCATGAAACTCAAGTGGCTTTGCCTGAACGAAGTCCAGGAGATGACACGTTGCATGTCTACTTCTTCCCGAACAAACGGATTGAGTTGGTGTGGGCAGCCACGACGCTGGATACGCTACCTCGCCCAACGGAAGTCTTGATGCGTTAA
- a CDS encoding NIPSNAP family protein has protein sequence MITCHVKYVIDPYQLAEFEAYAKAWLGIVERLGGTHHGYFLPSEGASNIAYCLFSFPSLADYESYRHIALTDPESTALVQSLVEKKFIVSYERSFLRPLLP, from the coding sequence GTGATTACCTGCCACGTCAAATACGTGATCGACCCTTATCAACTGGCCGAATTCGAGGCCTACGCCAAGGCTTGGCTAGGCATCGTCGAACGCCTCGGCGGCACCCACCACGGCTACTTCCTGCCGTCCGAGGGTGCGAGCAATATCGCCTATTGCCTGTTCAGTTTTCCGTCGCTGGCCGATTACGAAAGCTATCGGCATATCGCCCTGACCGATCCGGAAAGTACCGCGCTGGTGCAATCACTGGTCGAGAAGAAGTTCATCGTCAGCTATGAACGCAGCTTCCTGCGCCCGCTGCTGCCCTGA
- a CDS encoding class I SAM-dependent methyltransferase — MKDQVHHSAAAGYKTAADTYVKGRPHYPPQVSEWLTATLSLDGHKTVIDLGAGTGKFTGRLVATGAQVIAVEPVAQMLEKLSDAWPQVLAVSGTATDLPLPDASVDVVVCAQAFHWFASTEALTEIARVLKPGGKLGLIWNLRDTQISWVPKLDAIVNALEGDTPRYYTGAWRAAFPHPAFGALQVQHFHHGHTGSPEDVIFNRVRSTSFIAALPDAQRAQVDEQIRALINAEPQLRGRDVVTVPYETAAFIAVKLG, encoded by the coding sequence ATGAAAGATCAGGTCCATCACTCAGCCGCCGCCGGCTATAAAACCGCTGCCGACACCTACGTCAAAGGGCGCCCCCATTACCCGCCGCAGGTCAGTGAGTGGCTGACCGCCACATTGAGTCTGGATGGTCATAAAACCGTGATTGATCTGGGCGCTGGCACTGGCAAGTTCACCGGGCGGCTGGTAGCGACCGGCGCGCAAGTGATTGCCGTGGAACCGGTGGCACAGATGCTGGAAAAACTCTCGGATGCCTGGCCGCAGGTACTGGCGGTGAGCGGGACGGCAACGGATTTGCCGTTGCCCGATGCTTCGGTCGACGTGGTGGTCTGCGCCCAGGCGTTTCACTGGTTCGCCAGCACTGAGGCGCTGACGGAAATCGCCCGCGTGCTCAAACCTGGTGGCAAGTTGGGGCTGATCTGGAACCTGCGCGACACCCAAATCAGTTGGGTGCCGAAACTCGATGCAATCGTAAATGCTCTGGAAGGCGACACGCCGCGCTATTACACCGGTGCCTGGCGGGCGGCGTTTCCGCACCCGGCGTTCGGCGCGTTGCAAGTCCAGCATTTTCACCATGGCCACACCGGATCGCCGGAAGACGTGATTTTCAATCGAGTGCGCTCCACCAGTTTTATCGCCGCATTGCCGGACGCGCAGCGGGCGCAGGTCGACGAGCAGATTCGCGCGTTGATCAATGCCGAGCCGCAATTGCGCGGCCGAGACGTCGTAACAGTTCCCTACGAAACCGCGGCCTTCATCGCCGTAAAACTTGGCTGA
- the eco gene encoding serine protease inhibitor ecotin produces the protein MGSFRTYATTGLIVASLSTLAHAAKLEDVAPYPKAEAGFTRQVIHLPKQDQEENFQVEILAGKTLEVDCNRQRLGGMLDEKNLEGWGYSFYRLETVIGPMSTMMACPPGSQKKRAFVPVVGDGFMLRYNSKLPVVIYAPSDVEVRYRIWSASDKVGTALQE, from the coding sequence ATGGGTTCTTTCCGTACTTACGCGACCACCGGCCTGATCGTTGCCAGCCTGTCCACCCTCGCCCACGCGGCCAAACTGGAAGATGTGGCGCCGTATCCAAAGGCTGAGGCCGGTTTCACTCGTCAGGTCATTCATTTGCCCAAGCAAGATCAGGAAGAGAACTTTCAGGTCGAGATTCTTGCAGGCAAAACCCTTGAAGTTGACTGCAATCGCCAACGTCTGGGCGGCATGCTCGATGAGAAGAACCTCGAAGGCTGGGGTTACTCGTTCTACCGGCTGGAAACAGTCATCGGCCCGATGAGCACCATGATGGCCTGCCCGCCCGGCTCCCAGAAGAAGCGCGCGTTCGTGCCCGTGGTCGGGGATGGCTTCATGCTGCGTTACAACAGCAAGTTGCCGGTGGTGATTTATGCCCCATCGGACGTTGAAGTGCGTTATCGCATCTGGTCCGCCTCGGACAAAGTCGGCACTGCCCTTCAGGAATAA
- the pncA gene encoding bifunctional nicotinamidase/pyrazinamidase, with translation MTTASRTALLVIDVQNDFIPGGSLPVPEGDRIVPLINQLARQFTQVVIAQDWHPKGHASFASSHPGRQPYEVIQLPYGEQKLWPDHCVQDTAGAEFHPQLHLPHAQLVIRKGCNPDIDSYSAFLEADRRTTTGLAGYLKERGIDTVYMVGLALDFCVMFSALDARAAGFNAFVVLDACRAIDLDGSLAAAIDRMQSAGVGLLQSTDLL, from the coding sequence ATGACTACTGCTTCGCGCACTGCATTACTGGTGATCGACGTTCAGAACGACTTCATCCCCGGCGGCAGTCTGCCGGTGCCTGAAGGCGACCGGATTGTGCCGCTGATCAACCAGCTCGCGCGCCAGTTCACCCAGGTTGTCATTGCCCAGGACTGGCACCCGAAAGGACATGCCTCATTCGCTTCCAGCCACCCCGGCCGTCAGCCCTACGAGGTTATTCAACTGCCTTACGGCGAGCAGAAACTGTGGCCCGACCATTGTGTGCAAGACACTGCCGGTGCCGAGTTCCATCCGCAACTGCACCTGCCACATGCCCAGTTGGTCATCCGCAAGGGCTGCAATCCTGACATCGACAGTTATTCGGCGTTTCTTGAGGCCGATCGGCGCACCACCACGGGGTTGGCCGGCTACTTGAAAGAGCGCGGAATCGACACGGTCTACATGGTCGGTCTGGCGCTGGATTTCTGCGTGATGTTCTCGGCGCTGGATGCACGGGCGGCGGGGTTCAATGCGTTTGTGGTGCTGGATGCGTGCCGGGCGATTGATCTGGATGGATCGCTGGCGGCAGCGATTGACCGGATGCAGAGCGCCGGGGTCGGTTTGCTCCAATCCACCGACCTGCTCTGA
- a CDS encoding tetratricopeptide repeat protein: protein MTIRSVMFAAPLLLAAVLSSHLAFADGDEGEPVKKPECPKGQVWDSKTQKCVLQTSSLLPDADRTDYAYRLAKDGRYDEALALLDTLQQPNTAKALNYRGYATRKLGRTDEGISYYLQSVKLDPQYAQVREYLGEAYVIKGRVDLAQEQLQQIKSICGTSCEEYQDLAEAINNSTKT from the coding sequence ATGACTATCCGTTCCGTTATGTTCGCCGCCCCGTTGCTGCTGGCCGCTGTCCTGTCCAGCCATTTGGCATTTGCCGATGGCGATGAAGGCGAGCCGGTCAAGAAGCCCGAATGCCCCAAAGGCCAGGTCTGGGACAGCAAAACGCAGAAGTGCGTATTGCAAACCAGCAGCCTGTTGCCCGACGCTGATCGTACTGACTACGCCTATCGCCTCGCCAAGGACGGTCGCTACGATGAAGCGCTGGCGCTGCTCGATACCCTGCAGCAACCGAACACCGCCAAGGCCCTGAACTATCGCGGGTATGCCACGCGCAAACTGGGCCGTACCGACGAAGGCATCAGCTATTACCTGCAATCGGTGAAACTCGATCCGCAGTATGCGCAAGTGCGCGAATACCTCGGCGAGGCCTATGTGATCAAAGGCCGCGTCGACCTGGCGCAGGAACAGCTACAGCAAATCAAATCGATTTGCGGCACGTCCTGCGAGGAGTACCAGGATTTGGCTGAAGCCATCAACAATTCAACGAAAACCTGA